A DNA window from Thalassospiraceae bacterium LMO-JJ14 contains the following coding sequences:
- the secA gene encoding preprotein translocase subunit SecA: MLQNLAKRLFGSANDRYVKTLQGTVDAVNAEEPTLEALSDDELKARTDWLRGRLADGESLDDLLVDAFATVREAAKRSLGQRHFDVQLLGGMVLHKGMISEMKTGEGKTLVATLAVYLNALSGEGVHVVTVNDYLAERDAGWMGQVYTFLGLSVGVIKHGMNDDERRAAYACDVTYATNNELGFDYLRDNMKFTLDDMVQRPFNFAIVDEVDSILIDEARTPLIISGPTEDLGDLYATVDKLIPNLSEDDFEKDEKARSATFTESGIENMETLMRDAGLLEEGSLFDIQNVNLVHHANQALRAHVLFERDVDYIVKDNHVVIIDEFTGRMQEGRRYSEGLHQALEAKENVTIQNENQTLASITFQNYFRAYPKLAGMTGTAMTEAGEFAEIYKLEVVEIPTNVTVARVDHDDEVYRTVDEKYAAIVEQIKDCHERKQPVLVGTVSIEKSEQLAAALKSAKIPHHVLNARYHEQEAFIIAQAGRPGGVTIATNMAGRGTDIQLGGNLEMRLAQDIDAEPGSDKYEAAATKIKEEIQRDRDIVLQAGGLFVLGTERHESRRIDNQLRGRSGRQGDPGTSKFYLSLQDDLMRIFGSERIDSMLQKLGLEQGEAIVHPWVNKALEKAQSKVEARNFEIRKNLLKFDDVMNDQRKVIYEQRRELMAAEQVADDIVDMRQQVVADMVSAAIPEKAYTDQWNVDFLHEEVLRVFGVNLPVKEWAKEEGIADQEIRERLTDITDRMMAEKAANIGPDVMRMVEKSLLLQLLDQSWKEHLLTLDHLRQGIGLRAYAQRDPLNEYKREAFDLFEEMLEGLRDRVTTVLAQVQFQTAPDEDDFQRPDQEMHETRTDPALQAGEGGEAGEQAGEGDSATPLNSRQAASEVNPDDPDTWGRVPRNAPCPCGSGKKYKHCHGKVT, from the coding sequence ATGCTGCAAAATCTTGCCAAACGCCTGTTCGGCTCGGCCAATGACAGGTACGTCAAAACACTGCAAGGCACGGTCGATGCCGTCAATGCCGAAGAGCCCACCCTTGAAGCCCTTTCCGACGATGAGCTGAAGGCCCGCACCGATTGGTTACGCGGGCGTCTGGCAGATGGTGAAAGCCTCGACGATCTGCTGGTCGATGCCTTTGCAACGGTCCGCGAAGCGGCGAAAAGAAGCCTCGGCCAGCGCCATTTCGATGTGCAGCTGCTGGGCGGCATGGTCCTGCACAAGGGCATGATCTCGGAAATGAAGACGGGGGAAGGTAAAACCCTTGTCGCCACGCTTGCCGTGTATCTGAACGCGCTTTCCGGCGAGGGCGTGCATGTCGTCACGGTGAACGATTATCTGGCCGAGCGCGATGCCGGCTGGATGGGGCAGGTCTATACCTTCCTGGGCCTCAGCGTCGGCGTCATCAAGCACGGCATGAACGATGACGAGCGCCGCGCGGCTTATGCCTGCGACGTGACCTATGCGACCAACAACGAGCTCGGTTTCGATTATTTGCGCGACAACATGAAATTCACCCTCGACGACATGGTGCAGCGGCCGTTCAATTTCGCCATCGTCGATGAAGTCGACAGCATCCTGATCGACGAGGCGCGGACGCCGCTGATCATTTCCGGCCCGACGGAAGACCTCGGCGATCTGTACGCCACGGTCGACAAGCTGATCCCGAATCTTTCCGAAGACGATTTCGAAAAAGACGAGAAGGCCCGCTCGGCGACCTTTACCGAAAGCGGCATCGAAAATATGGAGACCCTGATGCGCGACGCCGGGCTTCTCGAGGAAGGCTCGCTGTTCGATATCCAGAACGTCAATCTGGTGCATCACGCCAACCAGGCGCTGCGCGCGCATGTTTTGTTCGAGCGCGATGTGGATTACATCGTCAAGGACAACCACGTCGTCATCATCGATGAATTCACGGGCCGCATGCAGGAAGGCCGGCGTTATTCCGAAGGGCTGCACCAGGCGCTCGAAGCCAAGGAAAACGTCACCATCCAGAACGAAAACCAGACCCTGGCCTCGATTACGTTCCAGAACTATTTCCGCGCCTATCCGAAGCTGGCCGGCATGACCGGTACGGCGATGACGGAAGCCGGCGAATTCGCCGAGATCTACAAGCTCGAGGTCGTTGAAATTCCGACCAACGTGACGGTCGCCCGCGTCGATCACGATGACGAGGTGTATCGCACCGTTGACGAGAAATACGCCGCCATCGTCGAGCAGATCAAGGATTGCCATGAACGCAAGCAGCCGGTGCTGGTGGGGACGGTTTCCATCGAAAAGTCGGAACAGCTCGCCGCTGCGCTGAAGAGCGCGAAAATTCCGCACCACGTGCTCAATGCCCGCTACCATGAACAGGAAGCGTTTATCATCGCCCAGGCCGGCCGGCCCGGCGGCGTGACGATCGCCACCAACATGGCGGGCCGCGGCACCGACATTCAGTTGGGCGGCAACCTGGAAATGCGCCTGGCGCAGGACATCGACGCCGAACCCGGCTCCGACAAATACGAAGCCGCGGCAACCAAGATCAAAGAAGAAATCCAGCGCGACCGCGACATCGTTCTGCAAGCCGGCGGGCTGTTCGTGCTCGGCACCGAACGCCATGAAAGCCGCCGCATCGATAACCAGTTGCGCGGCCGTTCCGGCCGTCAGGGCGACCCGGGGACGTCGAAGTTCTATCTGTCCCTGCAGGACGACCTGATGCGCATCTTCGGTTCCGAGCGGATCGACAGCATGCTGCAGAAACTCGGCCTCGAGCAGGGCGAGGCGATTGTCCACCCGTGGGTCAACAAGGCGCTCGAAAAGGCACAGTCGAAGGTCGAGGCCCGGAACTTCGAAATCCGCAAGAACCTGCTCAAATTCGATGACGTGATGAATGACCAGCGCAAGGTGATCTATGAACAGCGCCGCGAATTGATGGCTGCCGAACAGGTTGCCGACGACATCGTCGACATGCGCCAGCAGGTCGTCGCCGACATGGTTTCCGCGGCAATTCCCGAAAAAGCCTATACCGATCAGTGGAACGTCGATTTTCTGCACGAGGAAGTGCTGCGTGTCTTCGGCGTCAACCTGCCGGTCAAGGAATGGGCCAAGGAAGAAGGCATCGCCGATCAGGAAATCCGCGAACGCCTGACCGACATCACCGACCGGATGATGGCCGAAAAGGCCGCCAATATCGGCCCCGACGTCATGCGCATGGTGGAAAAGAGCCTTTTGCTGCAATTGCTGGATCAGAGCTGGAAAGAGCACCTGCTGACCCTCGACCATTTGCGTCAGGGGATCGGCCTCAGGGCTTATGCGCAGCGCGATCCGCTCAACGAATATAAGCGCGAAGCGTTCGACCTGTTCGAGGAAATGCTCGAAGGTCTGCGCGACCGCGTGACGACCGTGCTCGCCCAGGTGCAGTTCCAGACGGCCCCGGACGAAGATGACTTCCAGCGTCCGGATCAGGAAATGCACGAAACCCGTACCGATCCCGCCTTGCAGGCAGGCGAGGGCGGCGAGGCCGGTGAGCAGGCAGGTGAGGGGGATTCCGCTACCCCGCTCAACAGCCGTCAGGCCGCCAGCGAAGTCAATCCGGACGACCCGGACACCTGGGGCCGGGTGCCGCGCAACGCGCCGTGCCCGTGCGGATCGGGCAAGAAGTACAAGCACTGCCACGGCAAGGTGACCTGA
- a CDS encoding acetyl-CoA carboxylase carboxyltransferase subunit alpha, whose product MQAYLDFEKPIADLESKIEELRHLSSEGEVNIADEVSRLQDKVQRLLTQTYNKLTPWQKAQVARHQKRPHALAYIDALIDDFTPLAGDRAFAEDNAIVGGIGRFRGRSVVVIGNEKGDSTESRIRHNFGMARPEGYRKAQRLMQLADRFHLPLITLVDTPGAYPGVDAEARGQAEAIARSIETCISVRAPFVSVIIGEGGSGGAIALAVADKVLMLEHAIYSVISPEGCASILWRDSDKAADAAEALKLTSQDLLKLGVIDQVISEPLGGAHRDPLAMMTRTADAIEKHFDELTKVSGTELRTRRRKKFIDMGSTGL is encoded by the coding sequence ATGCAGGCTTATCTGGATTTCGAAAAACCAATCGCCGATCTTGAAAGCAAGATCGAGGAGCTTCGCCACCTGTCGAGCGAGGGCGAGGTAAATATTGCCGACGAGGTCAGCCGCCTGCAGGACAAGGTGCAGCGCCTGCTGACGCAGACCTACAACAAGCTCACCCCGTGGCAGAAAGCGCAGGTCGCGCGCCACCAGAAACGCCCGCACGCACTGGCCTATATCGACGCCCTGATCGACGACTTCACGCCGCTTGCCGGCGACCGCGCGTTTGCCGAAGACAACGCCATCGTCGGCGGTATCGGCCGTTTCAGGGGCCGTTCCGTGGTCGTCATCGGCAACGAAAAGGGTGACAGCACGGAATCCCGTATCCGCCATAATTTCGGCATGGCCCGGCCCGAGGGCTATCGCAAGGCGCAGCGCCTGATGCAGCTCGCCGACCGCTTCCATCTGCCGCTGATTACCCTTGTCGACACGCCCGGCGCCTATCCCGGCGTTGACGCCGAAGCCCGCGGTCAGGCGGAAGCCATTGCCAGATCCATCGAAACCTGCATTTCCGTCCGCGCGCCGTTCGTCAGCGTGATCATCGGCGAGGGCGGCTCCGGCGGCGCCATCGCACTGGCCGTCGCCGACAAGGTTTTGATGCTGGAACATGCGATTTATTCGGTGATTTCACCGGAAGGCTGCGCCTCGATCCTGTGGCGCGATTCCGACAAGGCCGCGGACGCCGCCGAGGCGCTCAAACTGACGTCGCAGGATCTGCTGAAGCTGGGCGTCATCGATCAGGTGATCTCGGAACCGCTCGGCGGTGCACACCGCGACCCGCTGGCCATGATGACCCGCACCGCGGACGCCATTGAAAAGCATTTCGATGAGCTGACCAAGGTTTCCGGTACCGAACTGCGTACCCGGCGGCGCAAGAAATTCATCGATATGGGCTCGACGGGGCTTTAA
- the xerD gene encoding site-specific tyrosine recombinase XerD codes for MAELRFQWIENFLNMMRSTRNASVNTLSAYRGDLSEFAHFVGRRQTTPERASADHVRAYLRAINEKGLAASTAARRLSALKRFFRFVIEMGFREDDPTSSLDGPKLGQRLPKYLSEAEVDALLEAARRRPGADGLRLLALMEVLYATGLRVSELVGLPVSAFLRESPVLIVSGKGGKERMVPLGEPAQDAVRDYLAVRDSFMPKGRLRTRAERYLFVSRGKEGHLTRARFGQQVKELATEAGLDRRRVSPHVLRHSFASHLLANGADLRALQQMLGHADISTTQIYTHVMEERLRQLVETSHPMAGL; via the coding sequence ATGGCCGAACTCAGATTTCAGTGGATCGAGAACTTCCTCAACATGATGCGCTCGACGCGCAATGCGTCCGTGAACACGCTTTCGGCTTACCGGGGTGATTTGAGTGAGTTCGCGCATTTTGTCGGGCGGCGCCAGACAACGCCCGAGCGCGCCAGCGCCGATCACGTCCGGGCCTATCTGCGCGCCATCAATGAAAAGGGTCTGGCGGCATCGACGGCGGCGCGGCGGTTATCGGCGCTGAAACGGTTTTTCCGCTTCGTCATCGAAATGGGCTTTCGCGAGGACGATCCGACTTCGAGCCTGGACGGGCCGAAGCTCGGCCAGCGGTTGCCGAAATACCTGAGCGAGGCGGAAGTCGACGCGCTTCTGGAAGCCGCCCGGCGGCGCCCGGGCGCGGACGGGCTCAGGCTGCTGGCGCTGATGGAAGTGCTTTATGCGACCGGGCTTCGGGTCAGTGAGTTGGTGGGGCTGCCGGTATCCGCGTTTCTCAGGGAAAGCCCGGTGCTGATCGTCAGCGGCAAGGGCGGCAAGGAACGCATGGTGCCGCTGGGCGAGCCGGCGCAGGACGCGGTGCGCGATTATCTGGCCGTGCGCGACAGCTTCATGCCGAAAGGCCGGCTCAGGACGCGGGCCGAACGCTATCTTTTCGTCTCGCGCGGCAAGGAGGGTCACCTGACGCGGGCCCGCTTCGGCCAGCAGGTCAAGGAACTGGCGACGGAAGCCGGGCTCGACCGCAGGCGCGTCTCGCCGCACGTCTTGCGCCATTCGTTCGCCAGTCATTTGCTGGCCAACGGCGCGGATTTGCGGGCGCTTCAGCAGATGCTGGGGCACGCCGACATCTCGACGACGCAGATCTATACCCATGTTATGGAGGAGCGCCTGCGCCAACTGGTCGAAACCAGCCACCCGATGGCCGGATTGTGA
- a CDS encoding shikimate kinase, with amino-acid sequence MAIEPTSEAANDDDLPEINRPLVLVGLMGAGKSCIGRRMAESFRLPFRDSDSEVEEAAGCEVRDIFEVYGEPAFRDCERRVIQRLLHGEPCIIATGGGAFMDPETREEIKANATSIWLRADPEVLHQRTKRSKNRPLLSNADPLATLKELADKRYPIYAEADITIDTANEGLEITLEKIITALRDGSEAEHTP; translated from the coding sequence ATGGCTATAGAGCCAACAAGCGAAGCCGCGAACGACGATGATCTGCCTGAGATCAATCGTCCGCTCGTGCTTGTCGGACTGATGGGCGCCGGGAAATCCTGCATCGGACGCCGGATGGCCGAATCGTTCCGTTTGCCGTTTCGCGATTCCGACAGTGAAGTCGAGGAGGCTGCGGGCTGTGAAGTCCGTGACATTTTCGAGGTTTACGGCGAACCGGCGTTTCGCGATTGCGAGCGCCGCGTGATCCAGCGGCTGCTGCACGGCGAGCCGTGCATCATCGCGACCGGCGGTGGTGCTTTCATGGACCCGGAAACCCGTGAAGAGATAAAAGCGAACGCCACCTCGATCTGGCTGCGTGCCGATCCCGAAGTCTTGCATCAACGAACGAAACGCTCGAAAAACCGGCCGCTTCTGAGCAACGCCGATCCGCTCGCCACCCTCAAGGAACTTGCGGACAAGCGCTACCCGATCTATGCCGAAGCCGATATCACCATCGATACCGCAAACGAAGGTCTGGAAATCACCTTGGAGAAAATCATCACGGCGCTGCGCGACGGCAGCGAAGCGGAACATACGCCAT
- a CDS encoding CoA ester lyase, translated as MSFTIVDQAPARLNRSELAVPGSSTKFLQKACESAADMVFLDLEDAVAPDDKPQARKNIIEALNDQDWSGKTVSLRINGLDTHYCYRDVIEVVEGAGDKLDLIMIPKAGTAADIYAIDMLVTQIETAKGFKNRIGFEMIIETALGMQNVFEIAAASPRNESLHFGVADYAASTKARTTAIGGPNKDYYVLSDPLENGEREIYWGDMWHYPITQMVVAARANGLRPIDGPFGDFKDPDGYIAQAKRAAVLGCEGKWAIHPSQIELANTVFSPSAEDVQQAERILEAMAIAEKEGRGAVALDGKLIDYASIKQAKVLVDMAAKLAGK; from the coding sequence ATGAGTTTCACGATTGTCGATCAGGCGCCGGCGCGTCTTAACCGTTCCGAACTTGCCGTTCCGGGTTCCAGCACGAAATTCCTGCAAAAGGCCTGCGAAAGCGCTGCCGATATGGTTTTTCTCGATCTCGAGGATGCCGTGGCCCCCGATGACAAGCCGCAGGCGCGCAAGAACATCATCGAAGCCCTGAACGATCAGGACTGGTCGGGCAAGACCGTGTCGCTCCGCATCAACGGACTGGATACGCACTATTGCTACCGCGACGTGATCGAAGTGGTCGAAGGCGCCGGCGACAAGCTGGACCTGATCATGATCCCCAAGGCCGGCACCGCCGCCGATATCTATGCCATCGACATGCTGGTGACGCAGATCGAAACGGCCAAGGGCTTCAAGAACCGCATCGGCTTCGAGATGATCATCGAAACCGCGCTCGGCATGCAGAATGTGTTTGAGATCGCCGCCGCCTCGCCGCGCAACGAATCCCTGCACTTCGGCGTCGCCGATTATGCCGCCTCGACCAAGGCCCGTACCACCGCCATCGGCGGCCCGAACAAGGATTACTATGTGCTGAGCGATCCGCTGGAAAACGGCGAGCGCGAGATTTACTGGGGCGACATGTGGCATTATCCGATCACGCAAATGGTCGTCGCCGCGCGCGCCAACGGTCTGCGCCCGATTGACGGTCCGTTCGGCGATTTCAAGGACCCGGACGGCTATATCGCACAGGCCAAACGCGCCGCCGTGCTCGGCTGCGAGGGCAAATGGGCGATCCACCCGTCGCAGATCGAGCTGGCGAATACGGTTTTCAGCCCGTCGGCCGAGGACGTCCAGCAGGCCGAACGGATTCTCGAAGCCATGGCTATTGCCGAGAAGGAAGGCCGCGGCGCGGTGGCGCTGGACGGCAAGCTGATCGACTATGCCTCGATCAAGCAGGCCAAGGTCCTGGTCGATATGGCCGCGAAACTGGCCGGCAAGTAA
- a CDS encoding peptidylprolyl isomerase, translated as MSIRTLAAGFLTGLFLVLPSLPGQAADDPVIATVNGAKILRSDIEKAHENLPQEYKAVPMAQIYPMLLTSLIDSKLVATDALARKLDEEADFKKTLAIVREQILERYAVRKEIEAAVSDEKLRARYEASVAKGAEEVRARHILLKTADEAVAVIKTLDDGADFAEVAKQKSTGPSGPRGGDLGFFGKGQMVPEFEAAAFALDAGSHSREPVKTQFGFHVIKVEEKRAAAPPSFEDSIEELRASAAQEAGSAYVERLRAKAKIERFAIDGSKP; from the coding sequence ATGTCTATCCGAACCCTTGCCGCCGGTTTTCTGACGGGCCTGTTTCTTGTCTTGCCGTCATTGCCGGGCCAGGCGGCGGACGATCCCGTCATCGCCACCGTCAACGGTGCCAAAATTCTCCGCTCCGACATTGAAAAAGCGCATGAAAACCTGCCGCAGGAATACAAGGCAGTGCCGATGGCACAGATTTATCCGATGCTGTTGACGAGTCTGATCGATTCCAAGCTTGTCGCCACGGATGCGCTGGCCCGAAAATTGGACGAGGAAGCGGATTTCAAAAAGACCCTGGCGATCGTGCGCGAGCAGATTCTTGAACGTTATGCCGTGCGCAAGGAAATCGAAGCCGCCGTCAGCGATGAAAAACTGCGTGCCAGGTACGAAGCGTCGGTTGCCAAGGGTGCCGAGGAAGTCCGTGCCCGGCATATTCTTCTGAAAACTGCCGACGAGGCGGTTGCCGTGATCAAGACGCTGGACGACGGCGCCGATTTCGCGGAGGTCGCGAAGCAAAAATCGACCGGGCCTTCGGGGCCGCGCGGCGGCGATCTGGGGTTCTTCGGCAAGGGGCAGATGGTGCCTGAATTCGAAGCCGCCGCCTTTGCTCTGGACGCCGGCAGCCATTCGCGCGAGCCGGTGAAAACCCAGTTCGGGTTCCATGTCATCAAGGTCGAGGAAAAACGCGCTGCCGCGCCGCCGAGCTTTGAAGACAGCATCGAGGAACTGCGCGCCAGTGCCGCCCAGGAAGCGGGCTCGGCCTATGTCGAGCGCCTGCGCGCCAAGGCCAAGATCGAACGTTTCGCCATTGACGGCAGCAAACCCTGA